A region of the Bryobacteraceae bacterium genome:
CCGGGGCCGGGGGTCATGGTCGTCATGGTGGTCTTTGCGCCTCCGCCCCGCCAATGAGAACAGCGCTGCTGGTTCTGGCTCTTTCGATGCGCGCCGCAGCGCAGGCGCCGCCCGCCTTTGCGGCCGAAATGCGCGGCCTGGAGCAGCAGGTAAGCGGCATGCTCGGCGCGGCGGCCATCCATCTGGAAAGCGGCCGCCTCGTGGGCTGGCGCGCCAAAGAACGCTTTCCCATGCTTGAGCTCGTCCAACTGCCGGTGGCCATGCACGCCCTGGCGCAGATGGAGCTCGGCGAGATGCCCTTCCACAAGATGGTGCGCATCGAACCCGCCGACTTCACCCCCGGCCACAGCCCGCTGCGCCTTCGTTACCCGGAAGGCGGCGTCGTCACCATCGGCCAGCTTCTCGAGGCCGCCGTGCGCGACAACGACGCGACCGCTTCCGACAGGCTGCTCGCCCTCGGCGGCGGACCCGCCGCAGCCACCCGGCGCGTGGAGCGCTGGTTTGGCGACGGCATCCGCATCGACCGCTCACTGGCAGAGCTCGACCTCGCATGGCGTCTGGCACCCTCGCGCGAAAGCTTTCTGATGGACGCGCGCGACACGGCCGCGCCGGAAGCGTTCGCGCTGCTGATGGCCTCCATTGAGGAAGGAAAGCTCCTCCACCCGAAAAGCCACGAGCGGCTCCGGCAGTGGATGCGCGACACCGCCTTCGGCGCAGACCGCCTGCCAGAGGACTGGCGCGGCGCCGTGCTCTATCGCAAGGCAGGGTCCACCGCCTTCTGGGACGGCCGCAACGTGTGCATGAGCATCGCCGCTGTCGCGGAATTGCCGGAACGGCGCGGCCGCCTCGCCCTTGTCGTGTTTCTCAAGAACACCGAGCGCGACCTCACCCAGCGCGAGCAGGCCCTCGCGGCGGCGGCGGGCGTCCTCTATCGCTGGTTTGCGGCCTCGCCTGAAAAGTAAAATTCGCCGCCTGCGACGATCTCCGCCGGCCCGGTGAGGAAGTACGATCCCTGCTCCACGCGCAGCCGCAGCGGGCCCGCCGGCGTGTGCACGATGGCCCGCCCGCCGGCGAGCCCCCGCGCGCGGGCAGCCGCAAAGGCGGCAGTCGAGCCCGTGCCGCTGGACTCGGTCGCCCCTGCGCCGCGCTCGTAGAACCGCACTTCGAGGTTTTCCCGGTCGGCCACGCGCACGAAGCTCACGTTCGTCCGGTTCGGGAAGCGCGGATGACGTTCCAGCTCCGCGCCCAGCCGCTCCCAGCCTTCGGGAATCGCATCCACAAAGACGGTGCACTGCGGATTGCCCGGCCAGGCCAGCGTGCAGTCGAGCGTGCGTCCCCCGGCTTCCATCACCGTGTGCAGCTCAAGGATCTCCACTCCGCCCATGTCCATGTCGAACTCGAACCGCATCCCCTGCCGCTCGAGCAGCCGCAGCCGTTTGACGCCTGCCCCGGTGGCGATCTCCACCTCCGGGCCGGCCAGGCCCGCGTCGCACAGAAATGCCGCCGCGCAGCGCGTGCCGTTGCCGCTGATCTCGGCCTCGCTGCCGTCGGAATTGAACAGGCGGATCGAGGCGGGCGAGCCCTGGGAGGGCGGCCTCACCAGCAGCCAGCCGTCGGCGCCCACGCCGGCGCGCCGGTCGCAGAGGGCCCGCGCCGCCGCTTCCAGCAGCGCCTCGGGCGGCGCCTCGTGCGCCCAGGTCAGCAGAAAGTCGTTCCGCGCGCCGTGCGCTTTCGTGAAAGGAATCATGGCTCCACCTGAATGCGCCGCCAGATCTCCACGCCCGGCGAATCTTTCGCAGCATAGATTCTGACACACTCATAGCGGCGCGCGGCGGGCTTGCGCCTGGCCACCGCGCGCGAGACGCGGTCGCCCGGAGCGCACAGCACCCACTCTTCAAACAGAAACAGGTCCGGCCGCGCCAGGCTCGCCTCAAATGCCGTCAGGTCGCCTTCATGCAGCGCCTCGCGCACCGGAATCCGCGCCAGGCGCAGCACGCCAGTGATGTCGCCGAAACTGAGCAGAATGCCGGCGCCCGGACGGTAGCGTTCCGCCAGATACTGCGCCGCCTCGCGCGTCCACTGCCGGCGCGAGGCGGAGTTCACTTCGGACTCTTTCCAGCAGATCCACGCCTCCGGCCGCGGCCGCAGCGCCCACGGCGCCAGCGACGCCGCCACCAGCGCCACCGCGGCCGCCGCCCGCCCGCGCTTCGGCACAAGCGCCACCAGCGCGGCCACACCCAGCGCCGCAGCCGCCAGCCACACGATCCCATAGCGCGTGTTGTAGTAACTGAACGGCCACAGATGCGGCACAAAAATCGGCGTTCCGGACGAGTACATGCTCATTCCGTAAAACACCGGCGCCAGCAGCAGGAACCCCAGCGCCAGCGCCTGCCGCCGCAGTGCCGCCACCGCGCCCGCCAGCGAGATCCAGAACAGCGGCAGCCCGGTGCACAGCTTCGCGGCCTCCAGATAATATTCGGCGGCGCGCTTCCAGTCGTGATCGCCCGGATAGGGCGCCATCCCGTTGGCCAGTTGTCTCTCATAAATCGCGCGCGCCGACCATTCGCCGCGCCAGAACTCCAGCGGATCTCCGTAGAAGTACGCATTGTGCGCCAGCCACCAGGCGGGCCCCGCCCCGGCAATCAGCGAATAGACCACGGCGCTGCGCCAGCGGCGCCCGCCGCCGCGCCACAGCACGTAGAACGCCGCAAACGGAATCACAAACCAGCCTTCATACCGCGTGAGCGCGCCGGCGCAGGCAGCCAGCCCGGCCAGCGCGGCGTCGCCCGTGCGGCGCGACTCGTGGAACCGCACGAGGAAATACAACTGCCCCAGCAGGCAGGCCAGCGCCAGCGGTTCCGTCATTGGCGTCGCCTGGAGATACAGCAGATTCGGATTCAGCGCGAACACGGCCGTGCCCGCCGCGGCCGCCGCCGGCGAGCCGCTCAACCTCCGCAGCGCGAGAAACAGGAACAGCCCCGCCGCCACATACGCCGCCACCGAGACCGGCACGCCGGCCACCCCGCTGTGCCAGAGCGCGTCCCGCTGCGCGAGCGGCGCCATCAGCAGGTGCGGCAGCGGCAGCCACACGGTCCCGATCTGATGAATGCCTGGCAGGCGCGAGTCCGCGAGCCGCCGCGCAATGTTGAGGTGCGCCTCCGCGTCGCCGTAATAAAGCGTCCAGCCGTTGCGGTAGACATACGCCGCGGCCGCCGCTCCGGTCACGGCCAGCAGCGCCGCTGCCAGAGCGGTGCTCCACGCGCTAGAACGCCGTGAGCTGGCGGAATTCCTGGAAGCGGCGTTCAATGTCATCCCGGGTGAGGGTGCGGAAGCGGTTCACGCCGAACTCTTCGCAGCAGAAGCTGCCCATGACCGAGCCGTAGACCACCGCGCGCGCCAGATCGGCGGGCGTGGCCGTTTCGGCCGTGACCCCCCGCTCGGCCAGCGAGCCGATAAAGCCGCCGGCAAAGCAGTCGCCCGCGCCGGTGGGGTCCTTCAGCGTGTCCAGCAGATAGCCCGGCACGCTGAAGGCGCCGCCTTCATGAAACAGCGTGGCCCCGTATTCGCCGCGCTTGATGACCAGGATCTTCGGCCCCAGCGCGCGGATGGCAGCCGCGGCGCGCTTCAGGTTCCGCTCGCCGCTCAGCAGCCGCGCCTCGCTGTCATTGATCAGCAGAAAGTCCCAGCCTGCGATCGTCCGCAGCAGTTCCTCGCGCTGGCCCTCGATCCAGAAGTTCATCGTGTCGCCCCCGGCCAGGCGCACGCCATCCATCTGCTCGCGCACGCTCCGCTGAAGCGAAGGCTGGATGTTGCCGAGCATCAGATAGGGGCGATTCCGGTAAGAGGCTGGCAGTACCGGCTGAAAGGCCGCGAACACGTTCAGCTCGGTGACCAGCGTTTCGCGGTCGTTCATGTCGTCCGAATAGACGCCCGCCCAGAAGAACGTCTTGCCCGGCGCCCTTTGCAGGCCTTCGAGATCAATGCCGCGGGAGGCGAGCAGGTCCGCGTCTTCCTGGGCGAAATCCTCGCCGACCACGGCGACGATCGACACGGGCGTGAAATAGCTGGCCGCCAGCGAAATGTAGGTGCAGGCGCCGCCCAGCATGCGGTCCACCTTTCCCGCGGGCGTCTGCACTCCGTCGTAGGCGACGGAACCGACAACAACAAGCGACATTGTTTCAATTGTACCCGCCGCGCCCTTTCACAGCGGGATTTCCCGCCGCGCGAGCGAAAATCACGCCATTCAGAGCAAGCGTGATCGGCGCAGAGCGTCCGAAAAGCATCGGCCAGCGGCCGCCCGAGCGGCGATTTTCATTCGGGCGGATGTCCCGCAGGGTCGTGGCCGCTCCCTACAATGAAAACAAAGGCTCATGGAAATCCTCCGCCGCTGGGCGCCGGTAGCCGTTATCATTCTTGTCACTCTGCTCACGCACCGGGACGTGCTGCGGCGTCTGGCGCGACTGCCCGGCATGCGCAGCCGTCCGGAGCGGCTCAGGCTGTGCCGCTCGGTGCTCGCCGCCATGTCCGCCTGGATGGTGGTGGCCGTGCCGGTGCTCACGCTGCACAGCTTTGCGTGGCTGCCGGCGAACGTCATCGCCTGGGCGCTCGCTCTGTCACTGTTCTGGGTGCTGGCGGTGCTGGCCTTCGATCTGTGGCTTGCCTCGGCGCGGCCGGCGGCCTTCGACGCCTCGCGCCGCCGCATGCTCGCCGCGGCGCTGCCGGCGGCCGCCGTCCCTTTGGGCGGCGCGGGCTTCGGCATCGCGCTGGCCCGCTACGGCCTGTCGGTGAAGGAAACCGTCATTGCGATCCCCGGCCTGCCGCGCGATCTCGACGGCCTGCGCATCGTCCAGCTCACCGACATCCACTTCGGCCCGTTCTTCGGCCCCGCCGAGCTCGAACGCGCCGTCTCGATGGCCAATGACACCCGGGCGCACATCGCCGTCGTCACCGGCGACCTCATCACCCGCGCCGGCGACGACCTCGAAGGCTGCCTGCGCCTCCTGCGGCGGCTGAAGGCGGACGCAGGCGTCTACGGCTGCCACGGCAACCACGAAAAATACGCCGGCCTCGTCGATGCGGCGGACCGCCTTGCCGCCCGCGCCGGCATCGCCATCCTGCGCCGCCAGGCGGCGCTGCTCCGCTTCGGCTCCGCGCGCCTCAACCTGGCGGGCATCGACTACTACGGCACCGGCACGCGCGTGGGCCCGTTCCTGCGGGGGCTGGCCGAGCCCGGCGCCGTCAACGTCCTGCTTCAGCACAACCCGGCGCATTTCCCCGCCGCCGCGGAGTCCGGCTTCCACCTGATGCTGGCCGGACACACCCACGGCGGCCAGGTGAATCTTCCGGTCCTCAGCGAAAACATCAACGTCGTGCGCGCCTTCACCAAGTACGTGCGTGGAGCTTATGAACTCGGCCACAGCCGCCTCTATGTCTCCTGCGGGCTGGGCACCGTGGGCATCCCGGTGCGGCTCGGCGCTCCGCCTGAGGTAACATTGGTGAGACTGTGCGCCGGCTGATCGTCAGCGACATCCACGCAAACCTCGAGGCGCTGGAGGCCGTCCTCCGCGACGCGGAGGGCCGCTACGACGAAATCCTCTGCTGCGGCGACGTGGTCGGCTACAACGCCAACCCGGCCGAAACGGTCGAATGGGCCCGCCGCCACGTGCGCCACATCGTCCGCGGCAATCACGACCGCGTCGTCGCCTTCATCGAGCAGCCGAGCGACTTCAACTACCACGCCCTGGAGGCGGCCCGGTGGACCCACGCCCGGCTCAGCCGCGAGCAGCTCGCCTGGCTTCGCGCCCTCCCGGCCGGCCCGCTCGTCTTCGACGACTTCGAACTCGTCCACGGCTCCCCCCGCGACGAGGACGAATATGTCCTCGATCAATACGAGGTCCTTACGCTCCACGACCTCATTGCCAGCCGCGTCTGCTTCTTCGGACACACGCATGTGCAGGGCGGCTGGATGTGGACCCGCGGCGGCCTGGTCGCATTCCGCCGGCCGCGCTTCGGCGAGGAGGAAGTCATCCACGAACTCGCCGACGACGGGCTGTTTCTGCTCAACCCGGGTTCAGTGGGCCAGCCCCGCGACGGCGATCCCCGCGCCGCCTACGCCATCTGGGACACGGATCAGCGCATCATCACGTTCCGCCGTGTCGAGTACGACATTGCGCAGGCGCAACAGAAGATTCTCGACTCAGGCCTTCCGGAGCGGCTCGCCCTTCGCCTCGCCTTTGGGCGCTGAGTCCGCTGTCAGGCCGAGCGCCTGCCGGATCCGGCGCGCCGCCGCCCTGCCCGCCACCCGCGCCAGCTCCTCCTCGCCCGC
Encoded here:
- the dapF gene encoding diaminopimelate epimerase, translated to MIPFTKAHGARNDFLLTWAHEAPPEALLEAAARALCDRRAGVGADGWLLVRPPSQGSPASIRLFNSDGSEAEISGNGTRCAAAFLCDAGLAGPEVEIATGAGVKRLRLLERQGMRFEFDMDMGGVEILELHTVMEAGGRTLDCTLAWPGNPQCTVFVDAIPEGWERLGAELERHPRFPNRTNVSFVRVADRENLEVRFYERGAGATESSGTGSTAAFAAARARGLAGGRAIVHTPAGPLRLRVEQGSYFLTGPAEIVAGGEFYFSGEAANQR
- a CDS encoding sugar kinase, with translation MSLVVVGSVAYDGVQTPAGKVDRMLGGACTYISLAASYFTPVSIVAVVGEDFAQEDADLLASRGIDLEGLQRAPGKTFFWAGVYSDDMNDRETLVTELNVFAAFQPVLPASYRNRPYLMLGNIQPSLQRSVREQMDGVRLAGGDTMNFWIEGQREELLRTIAGWDFLLINDSEARLLSGERNLKRAAAAIRALGPKILVIKRGEYGATLFHEGGAFSVPGYLLDTLKDPTGAGDCFAGGFIGSLAERGVTAETATPADLARAVVYGSVMGSFCCEEFGVNRFRTLTRDDIERRFQEFRQLTAF
- a CDS encoding metallophosphatase codes for the protein MEILRRWAPVAVIILVTLLTHRDVLRRLARLPGMRSRPERLRLCRSVLAAMSAWMVVAVPVLTLHSFAWLPANVIAWALALSLFWVLAVLAFDLWLASARPAAFDASRRRMLAAALPAAAVPLGGAGFGIALARYGLSVKETVIAIPGLPRDLDGLRIVQLTDIHFGPFFGPAELERAVSMANDTRAHIAVVTGDLITRAGDDLEGCLRLLRRLKADAGVYGCHGNHEKYAGLVDAADRLAARAGIAILRRQAALLRFGSARLNLAGIDYYGTGTRVGPFLRGLAEPGAVNVLLQHNPAHFPAAAESGFHLMLAGHTHGGQVNLPVLSENINVVRAFTKYVRGAYELGHSRLYVSCGLGTVGIPVRLGAPPEVTLVRLCAG
- a CDS encoding metallophosphoesterase gives rise to the protein MRRLIVSDIHANLEALEAVLRDAEGRYDEILCCGDVVGYNANPAETVEWARRHVRHIVRGNHDRVVAFIEQPSDFNYHALEAARWTHARLSREQLAWLRALPAGPLVFDDFELVHGSPRDEDEYVLDQYEVLTLHDLIASRVCFFGHTHVQGGWMWTRGGLVAFRRPRFGEEEVIHELADDGLFLLNPGSVGQPRDGDPRAAYAIWDTDQRIITFRRVEYDIAQAQQKILDSGLPERLALRLAFGR